The genomic window TGATTCCAGCCAACTTGGACTTGGCCGCGGCCGAGATGGAATTGGCTTGCGAAGTCGGCCGCGAGGTGATTTTGAAGGACCGAATCGAAGCGGACGACGAACCGTTTGACTTCCTGATCCTGGATTGCCCTCCCAGCTTGGGCGTGCTGACGATCAACGCCCTGGTGGCCGTCAATGAAGTGTTCCTGCCCTTGCAACCACACTTCCTGGCGTTGCATGGATTGAGCAAACTGTTGCGGACGATCGAAGTCGTTTCACGGCGATTGAACAATCAACTGCGACTCTCCGGCGTGGCTCTGTGCATGTTCGATTCCAATACCCGCCTGGCTGCGGAAGTCAGCAACGACGTCGCCGAGTTCTTCACGGCGACGAAAACTCAGGGCGGCATTTTCAGCGAAGCCAAGTTCTACGAAACGCGGATTCGCCGCAATGTCCGGCTGGCCGAAGCGCCCAGTTTCGGCAAGTCGATTTTCCAATACGCCCCGGACAGCAACGGCGCCGAAGACTACTTGCAACTGGCTCAAGAAGTCCTGCATCAGTTCGAGCGACAAGCCGTGGCGGCTTAGTCGGTTCGCAGGCAAGCCATCACCGTTTCCCGATAGGCTTCCAGTCCGGGAACTTCCCAGCCTTCGACCTTGGCGCCATCGTCCCAGCGGCGGACGAGCACGATGGTGGAGTGATGCGGATGGTTTGCGAATTCAGCGGCTTCTTGCGCAGTGAATTTGCCACCTTGCAGGGCCAGGCTATTCTTGGACGCGGGCGACAATCCGTCGTGATAGGCTTCGTCGATCGCACACAGATACCTCTTCGCTGGCACATGCTGACGAATGGCATCGATAATCTCGGCGGGAAAAAACGGCTCTAACAAGTCCGCCCCGACTTCTTCGTGGCACCAATCTTCCTGCGCATAATCGCTGTGTGGATCCTGCTCGTCCATCACGAAGTGACCGATATCGTGCAGCAATGCCGCGGCCACCTGTTGGTCGGTGGCCTGATTTGTGCGGGCCAGAAACGCTGCCTGCAATGCGTGCTGCAGCTGGGTTACTGATTCGTCGTAGCAGCTCTGCCCCTGTCGCATCATATACTCAAACAGCACCTCCACGAACTCCTTTGCCGTCTCCGCCTGTTCGAGCGATTCTGCCAGGGACGTGTCCACTTTCGTATTCATAACAGTTGGTTCTCGACGCCAAAACGATGGGGAAGTTTTTTGCTAAGCGTAGCGTTCCCCGCCGGAATTGAAGTGAACAAGCGGTTAAGGGCGAGTGAAGAAAAACGCTTTTACTTGTGACCAATCTCCTTGGCCAAAGCGATATGAGCATCAACCCTCTGTACGGCGGCGTCGATTTTCTCGGCAAAACTAGCGCTACCTAGTTTGAATAGCTCCTCCATTTGCGACTCATTGGAGCGACGGTTTTTAAGCATCTCTTCCAAAAGGGAAATGCGATCCGCTGCGGACTGCGCAAGCGGGAGCTTGGCAGCCAACAAATCCCTCCTGGCGTCAAGCACGGCCCGGTGTTGGACGGTGCCTTGCGCGTACTGCGTCTCCATGTTTGCAAGTTTACTAGCAAGCAGGTCGCGTCGTTCGGTCAAAAGTTCGTGGATTGTGGACTCCTCCTGTGTCGACGGCGCCTTCGTCGCCGGACGCTGCGCGGTTGTGGCGGAGGCGATAAAGAGAACAGCAAGGCCGAGAAAGGCGGCCAGCAAACAGGATTTGGATGACGCCATGGGTAAAGCTCCATGTTAATGAACCACTCAGACCGGACCTCGCCTGCATCCGATGGTTTTTGTTGTTGTATTGGTTTTTGTCTTTGGCTTTGTCTATTCGTCATTGCTGTGTGACGTGAGACGTTTTCGAGATGGCGGCCCAATCAGGACAGCCACATAAGCCAGCGGCTTTTCACCTGGAATCACCTTTCTTGTTTCGCTGGCAGAATAAGGCAACACCGGCTCAACGGTTCGGGTGCCAGGTTCATCCAGCAGTGTGACCTTCGCCTCGTGTGCCCCGCCGGGATCCCAGCCGCCAATGAGAACCAACACGCGGCCATCTTTTCTTTCAGGAAGGTCGCCGCCGACAGGGCAAAAGCTGCCAGAGTTCTTACCGACAAGATGACCACTCCAGACGCGATTGTCGAGTTCATCGTCCGCAAGCAGTCCGTCGCACACAGGCACCCAATCTGTGACCGCGAAATACTCGGACTCGCCCCGCTCTTTGAGTTGCTCTGCAACCCAGGACTCGACAGCGGGACCATCCTGCTTCGGAGTGCGAGCGGTGACCGGCATGATCACCTTGACGAACACCTGGTTAAATCGCTGCCGCGCGATCGACGCTGGCGTTGGATTTTGGGCGGGTAGCTCAGCAGCCAAGATTGTGAGCGTAAAGAGAACCAGCAGCAGGGCGAAGCGACGACATCTCATTCTGAACCTCACAACGTATCAGTGTGGCAGGACTTGGGCAGAACAGCGGTGGTCACACGGCGGCACCCCACGATTTTGTGGTCACGAGAACACGCCGCCGGCACTATTCGGCGGACCCATCTATTCTACGCGTCCTGCTCGCTAATTGTCGCGAATGGGGACAGAGGAATGAACTTAGAACAGGGAAGTGAGCACCGACGTGGCGGCAAATCGATAGCCGTGGCCCACGATCGCACGCAGATCGGAGTAGGCTCGCGTTTGCAGAGAAAACCGCAGCAGCGTACGCGAGCCCTCTAAAAACATCATCCATTGCAGCGAACTTTGGGACCGGAAGATTTGACGACCGGAAGATGGGAACAAGCATGCCGCCTGAGCTGTTCGAGTCGTAGAATTTTCCGGTCGTCCAATCTTCCGGTTGATCAATTGCTAGCAAAACCCAGGGGCGACGATCGTTGCAGGCATTCCCTGAGGACCGGTGAAGGGCTGAAGCCTCCCGAAACGATTTGCCTCTTTGGCAAACTTTGCCGGTTAAGCAGCCGCAGCAGCCTAGGGTGATAGTTCGGATTGCGTGGTCGGTAACGGTTTTTCGGATTATTCCGATTTTAACCAATGCTTTCCGGTTTTGTTTGCCGATGTTGCTGGTGAGACGGTTGAAGACTGCCGACGTGGCATGGCTTCGATTGCATTCACCCCCCCAGCACTTCGGTGTCACCGTGCAGATCAAACAACTCACTTGGATTTTTGGCTTGGCCATCGTCGCTTCGGCGACGCTCGCGACGGCTGCCGATCAGCCTCGTCGTCGCGCTCCGCAAAAAGACGAACGCGTCGCTCGAGCGACCTGGCAACCCGTTCGCGCCGCCCAACACGTCGACGCTCCCCTGCCTCCAGCGACCAACGGTCCCGAATCTTTGCCGGCCGGCGAGATCGTCCTGGGCCCCGTCAACGACGGCGACGTCATCTACCAGGATGGTGGGCTCTATGCGGGCGAAGAGATTTATCACGATGGGCTATACGGTGGCCCGCTGGGATGTGACGCCATCGGCGGCGACGGATCTTGCGACGCGATCGGCTGTGGTCGGCCGGGTTGCTCCGATTGCGGCCCCGGTCCGGTGGCTTGTGGTTGGCGGCCTTGCGTCACCCTGTGTGCCCCCCGCGACGGTTGGGTCTCATTCGAGTACCTGCTGTGGTTCCAAGACGGCATGGACTTGCCGCCGTTGGTCACCAGCAGCCCCGACGGCACGGTGCGAGCCGACGCAGGTGTGTTGGGCACCACGGGCGTGGACGTGTTGTACGGCGACGATGAAATCTTGACCGAATCGCTCAACGGCGGCCGGTTGCGTGTGGGGCTATGGCTCGACGCTTGTCACTCCTGGGGTGTGGAAGGTGAATACTTTTCCACCAGCACCGAATCGGACTCTTTTTCGCAAACCAGCCCTCAAGGCGGAACCATCCTGGCTCGCCCGTTCTTCAACGTGTTGACCGGAGCCGAGGATTCTGAATTGGTATCGTTCCCCGACGTGGTCGGTGGCACCGTCTCGGTCAACGCCGATACGCAGTTGCAGGGAGCGGGCGTCAGCTTTCGCCGCCTGCTGGCCTGTGGTGACGGCTGTGGCGACACGATCTTCTGCAATCTGCCTCAACAATATACTCATCGTCTGGACGGCTTGATCGGCTATCGCTGGTTGGAACTGCAGGACACGCTGAGCATGAACGAAGCGTTGGTCAGCACCGACGGAACTTTTAATATCACCGACCGCTTCCGCACCCGGAGTCAGTTCAATGGTATCGACTTCGGCGGTAGTTATCGCCGCACCCGCGGCTGGTGGACGCTGGACCTGTTGGCGAAATTGGCCATCGGTACCACTCGTGAAACCGTCACCATCAGCGGTTCGACGATCACCACGGAAACCGGTGCCGCTGCCACCACGGCCGAAGGCGGTCTGTTGGCGCAACGCACGAACATCGGTACCTATAACCGCGACCGCTTTGCCGTGGTGCCGGAACTGGGTGCCAAGCTGGGCTATCAATTGACGGAAAACCTACACGCCACGGTGGGCTACACGTTTATCTACTGGTCGAACGTGGTTCGGGCGGGAGATCAAGTCAGCACCGATGTGAATCCCAACCTGCTGCCTCCGGAAGTGGATCCCTTTGTGGGAGCGGAGCGGCCCGCGTTTGCTTACCGGGACTCCGACTACTGGGTCCACGGAATCAGCTTTGGCGGGGAATATCGCTGGTAACGCTGATGCGGCCGGGACATGGCTGCCGATAATGCTCCTAGCCGTGCCGGAAATGCTAGTTGTGCCGGAAATTTTGATCAGTGCTGTGGCAAGGATTCCACCTATGGTTCTCAGTCGTTTGTTCCATCGCCTCAACCCTCGCAATCGCAAGCAGCAACCGCAACGTCGCCGTCTGCAACTGGAGCGGCTGGCGAAACGTGAACTGTTGGCAGCCGACCTGGGCGTAATCACGGGCACCGTATACACCGATTTGGCCGGCGACGACAGCGTCAACTCGATCGTCAACACCAGCGGCGCGACGGTTGCCGACCCGGTATTGGAAAACGTCGACGTGACACTGTACCTGGACGACGGAACGAACCCCGGAGTCCTGGATGTCGGTGCCGGCGCCGACACCCTGGTGGGTACCGATACCACGGGCGCCGACGGGGTGTTCCGCTTCGAGGGACTCTCGCCAGGACAATACTTACTCGTTCAAACCGCCGTCGCGGGCTTGATTTCCAACACCGATCCGGTGGTCGTCACGGTCACCGATGACGATGGCGAAGAAGTCCAGAGCATCGACGACTTTTCCAGCGGTGATCAAAGTCTGTCAGTCGCCGACGATACTCAACCGCCAGATGTCAGTTCCGTCGCCGGCAGCATGATTGGCGGCGAGCGTGATATGCAGCTGACCAATCAAAACGGCGGCGATCCGATCACGCTGATCGTCGACACCGGCAGCACGCAATTAACCTTGGCCAGTCCTCTGGGAGTGACCGCCAACGGACTCGTCCAATACGACGGGATCGACGGTTCGATCACGCTGGACGCCACGGGCTTAAACTCAGCCGACCTGGTACAGGGCACCGAGGGCACCGGTTTACTGTTGGGCGTGTTCGGCGACTTGGCAGGCGGCACACTCAATGTGCGGATCTACACCGACGCCGACAACGCTTCCGAAACGACGGTCAATGTTCCGGTCGATGTGGCCATTCAAGAGCTGTTTGTACAGTTCTCCGATTTCACGACCTTGGGTGGCGCAACCGGCCCGGCGGACTTTACCGACGTCGGAGCCATCGAAGCGGAACTGCAAGGCGTGGCCTCGCTGGATGCTCGGATTAGCGTGTTGAGTTCGATCGCGCCGGTGGAAGTCACCCAGAACCTGGCGAACTACGAACCGCTGACACTGGGCGACACGGTGTTCCGCGACAACGACGACAATGGCGTGCAGGACGCGGGCGAACCGGGCATCACCGGAGTCGACGTGAACTTGTACCTGGACGCCGACGCCAGCGGCGACCTGGACACCGGTACCGATACCTTTATCGGCACCACCACCACGATCGCCGGCGGCGCGTACAGCTTTACCAATCTGGAACCGGGCACCTACCTGGTGCAGATTCCTACCACCGAATTCGCCGCGGGCCAAGCGCTGTTTGGGTATACCAGCAGCGCCGGCAACGATCCCGCTCCGGACCCCGACGACAACGTCGACGAAGACGACAACGGCACCCTGCAAGGCGCCCTGGGCGTGGTCTCCTCCGCCATCACCTTGGTTTCGCAAGGCGAACCGATCGATGACGGCGACGCCGACCCGAGCACCAATCTGACGCTCGACTTTGGCTTTGTGCCCGAAGCGGATTTGATGGTCGCAAAAGAGCTGTTGACCGCCACTCCGACCGCCGGCGAAGAAGCCAGTTTCCGGATTACGGTAACCAACAACGGAGACCTGGTCGCAAACAACTTGGTGATCGAAGACGCGATTCCCGCGGGTCTCGTCTTCAACCGCATCGAAAACGCATCGGCGGGCCTCGATGCCCCCACCGTTTCGGGCACCACCGTCACGGCCACCGCCACCAGCCTGGCGGTGGGAGCTTCGCTGTCGTTTGATATCATCGTCGACATCCCCGCTTCCACTACCGGCAACGCGATCGTCAACACGGCGACCGTGACGGCCGACGAAAAAGACTCGGTCCCGGGCAACAACAGCGACACCGCGGCGGTTCCGATCACCGTGGATACCGACCTGCGGATCCAAAAAGATGCCGACCTGACAACCGTGGCTAGCGGCGGCACGCTGACCTATACCATGGTCGTCACCAACGACGGCCCCAGTGACGCGACAGGCGTGATCGTCACCGACACGCTGCCAGCCGACGTGACCTTTTCCTCCGGTAACGTTGAAGGAGACGGCGCCGCCGTGACGGCCAACAACGGCGTGATCACCGCGGATGTCGGAGACCTTGCCGATGGTGAGTCGAAAACGATCACGATCGTGGTCGATGTCGCTCCCAACGCGGAGGACACGTTGACCAACACCGCGACCGTCAGCAATGTCCCGGACACCGACAACAACCCCGATAACGATACCGATACCGCGGTCACCGATGTCAATCGTCAAGTGGACGTGGGGATCACCAAGACCGCCAGCGCCGATCCGGTTGCCGGCGAGCTGATGACATATACGTTCTTGGTGGAAAACAATGGCACCGGCGACGCTCGCGGCGTGACCGTTACCGACACCCTGCCCGCCAACTTGAGCTTTGACTCGTTTGCGGCGGGAACCTCTGGCGCCACCCTGGATCAAACCGGGCAAGACCTGACCTTCACGATCGGCGATTTGGCAGCCGGGGCTTCGGCCAGCTTCACCATCGACGTGCTGATCGATGCTTCCGTGGCCGACGACGCGACCATTTCCAACACGGCGGTTGTCGATACTACGGACATCGATACCAACACCGACAATGACTCCTCCACCGTCCCGGTGACCGTGGAGCGAGAGGTTGATTTGAGTGTCACGAAAGACGACAACGTGGATACCGGAGTGCCCGGGCAAGCGATCACCTACACGATCGTGGCTCAGAACAATGGTCCCAGTGACGCCAGCGGTGTGCAGATCATCGATACCCTGCCGGCCGCCTTTACGGTCACGGCCGTCAACCAAGGCAACACGACGTTCGTCAGCGCCAACGGGGTGATCACGTTTACCGTCGGCGATTTGGCTGCCGGCGCCAGCGAAACCGTCACCATCACCGGCACTATCGATTCGTCGGCGACCAATGAGTTGGTCAACTCGGTCGAGGTGGACGGCAACGAAACGGAAACCGACAACACCGACAACGAAGTCGATGAGCAGACCCCGCTGGTGCCTGCGTTTGACTTGGTGCTGAGCAAAACCGGTTTGACCGAAATCGCTCCCGGTGGGAACTTGACGTATACCATCACCGTTTCCAATGCCTCCGGACCCAGCGACGCTACCGGGCTGGTGATCACCGATACCTTGCCGGCCGGAACGACCTTTGTCAGCGGCAGCATCAATGGACAGGCGGCAACGGAAAGTAACGGCGTGGTCACCTTCGACGCCGGAACTCTGGCCGCCGGCGATAGCGTGTCCGCCACGCTGACCGTGACCGTGGACGCCGGCGCAACCGGAACGCTCTCGAATACCGCCACCGTATCGGCCGCGGAAAACGAAGCCGTCACCAGCAACAACACCGACACGGCGGATACTGATCTGGTTCCCGACGTGGACTTGACCGTGGGCAAAACGGTCACCCTGGACGATGCCCAAGTCGGCGCGGAATTGACCTACACGATCACTGTCACCAACGACGGCACCTCGACAGCCACCTCGGTGACCGCCACCGATACACTGCCCGCCGGACTGACCTTTGTCAGCGGCACCGGGCCCGACGGCGCCCTGTCGGCCACCGGTCAGACCATCGACGTCAGCATCGGCACGCTGGCTGCCGGCGCATCGGAAACCTTTACGATCATCGCCAGCATCGACGCCGATGCCTCGGGCGACTTGGTCAACAGCGTGACCGTGGCCACACCGCTGACCGAAGTCGACGCGACCAACAACACCGCCCAAGCCACCACCACGGTCGACCCCGTGCTGTCGACCATCGCGGGTGTGGTGTATGTCGACAGTAACAACAACGGAGTTCAGGACGCGGGGGAAGCCGGCATCGCCGACGTCACGATGACACTGACCGGTACCGACACGCTGGGCAACACCATTTCCCGCACGGTGACCACCGGCAGCGATGGCGCGTACCTGTTTGACCAATTGCCGGCGGGAACCTATACGCTCACCCAAACCGATCCCGATCAGTTTTTGGATGGTCAGGACTCCGCCGGAACCATCGATGGAGTGGCTTCGGGTGCAACGGTCGGCAACGACGAAATCTCCAACATCCTGCTCGGCTCTGACGTGGATGCCGTGATGTTCAACTTCGGAGAACTGAATCAACCCTTCTCCAAACGCCGTTTCCTGGCGTCAACGACCTAGCCTACGGGTTCAACAACGTTTCTCCGACGGGGGGAAGAGAAACGTTGCAAGCGAGGGCGACGAGGTGGTATTTTCGTCGGCGGGAGCCGGTGGAAAAGACGAAAGTATCCACCCGTCGCCCTCGCTTTTTTATTGGTCGTTGTTCGCTCCGCGAACATAACGAAAAATCGTTGTGTTCGCGGAGCGAACAACGACCATGAGCGCCACCATGGCCACCAGCAGGCTGGGCGTCAGCCACCAAGGGCGATACCAAAACTCCACTTCCCAGTCGCCGGCC from Roseimaritima ulvae includes these protein-coding regions:
- a CDS encoding ParA family protein, whose product is MRSIAVINQKGGVGKTTSAVNLSAALAEAGKRVCLMDLDPQAHASLHLGVSMPEGDSMYEILCGDASIDSARTWINDNLALIPANLDLAAAEMELACEVGREVILKDRIEADDEPFDFLILDCPPSLGVLTINALVAVNEVFLPLQPHFLALHGLSKLLRTIEVVSRRLNNQLRLSGVALCMFDSNTRLAAEVSNDVAEFFTATKTQGGIFSEAKFYETRIRRNVRLAEAPSFGKSIFQYAPDSNGAEDYLQLAQEVLHQFERQAVAA
- a CDS encoding hydroxymethylphosphonate dioxygenase, which produces MNTKVDTSLAESLEQAETAKEFVEVLFEYMMRQGQSCYDESVTQLQHALQAAFLARTNQATDQQVAAALLHDIGHFVMDEQDPHSDYAQEDWCHEEVGADLLEPFFPAEIIDAIRQHVPAKRYLCAIDEAYHDGLSPASKNSLALQGGKFTAQEAAEFANHPHHSTIVLVRRWDDGAKVEGWEVPGLEAYRETVMACLRTD
- a CDS encoding BBP7 family outer membrane beta-barrel protein, producing MHSPPQHFGVTVQIKQLTWIFGLAIVASATLATAADQPRRRAPQKDERVARATWQPVRAAQHVDAPLPPATNGPESLPAGEIVLGPVNDGDVIYQDGGLYAGEEIYHDGLYGGPLGCDAIGGDGSCDAIGCGRPGCSDCGPGPVACGWRPCVTLCAPRDGWVSFEYLLWFQDGMDLPPLVTSSPDGTVRADAGVLGTTGVDVLYGDDEILTESLNGGRLRVGLWLDACHSWGVEGEYFSTSTESDSFSQTSPQGGTILARPFFNVLTGAEDSELVSFPDVVGGTVSVNADTQLQGAGVSFRRLLACGDGCGDTIFCNLPQQYTHRLDGLIGYRWLELQDTLSMNEALVSTDGTFNITDRFRTRSQFNGIDFGGSYRRTRGWWTLDLLAKLAIGTTRETVTISGSTITTETGAAATTAEGGLLAQRTNIGTYNRDRFAVVPELGAKLGYQLTENLHATVGYTFIYWSNVVRAGDQVSTDVNPNLLPPEVDPFVGAERPAFAYRDSDYWVHGISFGGEYRW
- a CDS encoding COG1361 S-layer family protein — protein: MVLSRLFHRLNPRNRKQQPQRRRLQLERLAKRELLAADLGVITGTVYTDLAGDDSVNSIVNTSGATVADPVLENVDVTLYLDDGTNPGVLDVGAGADTLVGTDTTGADGVFRFEGLSPGQYLLVQTAVAGLISNTDPVVVTVTDDDGEEVQSIDDFSSGDQSLSVADDTQPPDVSSVAGSMIGGERDMQLTNQNGGDPITLIVDTGSTQLTLASPLGVTANGLVQYDGIDGSITLDATGLNSADLVQGTEGTGLLLGVFGDLAGGTLNVRIYTDADNASETTVNVPVDVAIQELFVQFSDFTTLGGATGPADFTDVGAIEAELQGVASLDARISVLSSIAPVEVTQNLANYEPLTLGDTVFRDNDDNGVQDAGEPGITGVDVNLYLDADASGDLDTGTDTFIGTTTTIAGGAYSFTNLEPGTYLVQIPTTEFAAGQALFGYTSSAGNDPAPDPDDNVDEDDNGTLQGALGVVSSAITLVSQGEPIDDGDADPSTNLTLDFGFVPEADLMVAKELLTATPTAGEEASFRITVTNNGDLVANNLVIEDAIPAGLVFNRIENASAGLDAPTVSGTTVTATATSLAVGASLSFDIIVDIPASTTGNAIVNTATVTADEKDSVPGNNSDTAAVPITVDTDLRIQKDADLTTVASGGTLTYTMVVTNDGPSDATGVIVTDTLPADVTFSSGNVEGDGAAVTANNGVITADVGDLADGESKTITIVVDVAPNAEDTLTNTATVSNVPDTDNNPDNDTDTAVTDVNRQVDVGITKTASADPVAGELMTYTFLVENNGTGDARGVTVTDTLPANLSFDSFAAGTSGATLDQTGQDLTFTIGDLAAGASASFTIDVLIDASVADDATISNTAVVDTTDIDTNTDNDSSTVPVTVEREVDLSVTKDDNVDTGVPGQAITYTIVAQNNGPSDASGVQIIDTLPAAFTVTAVNQGNTTFVSANGVITFTVGDLAAGASETVTITGTIDSSATNELVNSVEVDGNETETDNTDNEVDEQTPLVPAFDLVLSKTGLTEIAPGGNLTYTITVSNASGPSDATGLVITDTLPAGTTFVSGSINGQAATESNGVVTFDAGTLAAGDSVSATLTVTVDAGATGTLSNTATVSAAENEAVTSNNTDTADTDLVPDVDLTVGKTVTLDDAQVGAELTYTITVTNDGTSTATSVTATDTLPAGLTFVSGTGPDGALSATGQTIDVSIGTLAAGASETFTIIASIDADASGDLVNSVTVATPLTEVDATNNTAQATTTVDPVLSTIAGVVYVDSNNNGVQDAGEAGIADVTMTLTGTDTLGNTISRTVTTGSDGAYLFDQLPAGTYTLTQTDPDQFLDGQDSAGTIDGVASGATVGNDEISNILLGSDVDAVMFNFGELNQPFSKRRFLASTT